A portion of the Paenibacillus hamazuiensis genome contains these proteins:
- a CDS encoding HAD family hydrolase translates to MTMLRNSDIEIAPDNLELWKTDRDLRQFVPMQNKIELVSLDIFDTLLFRKCMSPGKVFNRMWEKAASRSASLPPLNADEFAKLRIDAEHTARDLKWARERSSEVSLREIYEQMPGSIGNTNMWFDLEIETESEMCYLNPNAASLVNWCKRHGKRVALLSDMYLPSSAIRSILRSAGLNADESIDVLLVSCEENGDKRSGYLFDRLLAKFPGISRAAIVHIGDSTYADIDGARSRNIPCIHYQVVPENFDSPFHWEFIRHGSVLPNIKSIRKLAGCSLHKEEYTGEEAYFHHMGASLFGPFLHDLCEWAVDECIRSGRSSIHPLMREGYLLGPMLERVVRQRGLSLEVKPLYVSRQALYLPSLEQFGVLELDELLQRSEISANDVFHALQLEMAEFARLSGVSEELLRTPLSDHPELRKQLADYLGQSAQLEQVRRNARSQRELLMRYLVQECGPSPALVTLDIGFNGTIQTALDRIFRLTGQPYAPIHLLAVGSSAISRTVLSGHDVRCYMTDSGENADLAKTLARTPAFLEELSMGTFGTTLGYKPDNAGAVRPELAVLRHKSHDFALKEACQRGIFAFQLYLDYFRKRIDPNVPKNRRQWVLPFHRLIDMPTPKEAQLLGDLTHQDNHFGEVSLPICPSFPQSYFEHGGDYFMDFCNLAPSVINAFWPQGIVTRDLPYYRFNYFSRLQDAFGRKTMLANLMLRIKQNRASIVHVAGSGGIADEIIQTAYFHGIDVRYLIGSGRTERDRPWGSFRYGTIDEAGDSGIHHYVIASLERPDAIIQSILAQYAEANVEPTIYPILPGGDLGKV, encoded by the coding sequence ATGACAATGCTTCGCAACAGCGATATAGAAATTGCGCCTGACAATTTGGAATTATGGAAAACCGACCGTGATTTGAGGCAATTTGTGCCGATGCAGAATAAGATCGAGCTGGTCAGCCTGGATATTTTCGATACCCTTCTGTTTCGCAAATGCATGTCTCCCGGAAAAGTCTTTAACCGCATGTGGGAAAAAGCGGCCTCGCGTTCCGCTTCGCTCCCTCCCCTGAATGCCGACGAATTCGCCAAACTCCGGATTGACGCGGAACATACGGCCAGGGATTTAAAATGGGCGCGCGAACGCAGCTCCGAAGTGTCGCTTCGTGAAATTTACGAGCAAATGCCCGGTTCCATCGGAAATACCAATATGTGGTTCGACCTTGAGATAGAAACCGAAAGCGAAATGTGCTATCTGAATCCGAATGCCGCCTCCTTGGTCAATTGGTGCAAACGGCACGGCAAACGGGTTGCGCTGCTGTCCGATATGTACTTGCCGTCATCCGCTATTCGGAGCATCCTTCGTTCCGCAGGGCTGAACGCAGACGAGTCGATCGATGTATTGCTCGTATCGTGCGAGGAGAACGGCGACAAGCGATCAGGGTATTTATTCGACCGTTTGCTGGCTAAGTTTCCCGGCATCTCCCGTGCCGCTATCGTACATATCGGGGACAGCACGTACGCCGACATAGATGGCGCGCGTTCGCGAAACATTCCCTGCATTCATTATCAGGTCGTTCCGGAAAATTTCGACAGTCCCTTTCATTGGGAATTTATTCGCCACGGAAGCGTGCTGCCGAACATCAAATCGATCCGTAAGCTGGCGGGCTGTTCCTTGCATAAAGAGGAGTATACCGGGGAGGAAGCTTACTTCCATCATATGGGGGCGTCCTTGTTCGGGCCGTTTCTGCACGATCTTTGCGAATGGGCCGTCGACGAATGCATCCGGAGCGGCAGATCCTCCATCCATCCACTGATGAGGGAAGGTTACCTGCTTGGTCCGATGCTGGAGCGCGTCGTGCGGCAGCGGGGCCTATCCCTTGAGGTTAAACCGCTCTACGTGTCGAGACAGGCGTTGTACTTGCCTTCTTTGGAGCAATTCGGGGTCCTGGAGCTGGATGAGCTGCTGCAAAGAAGCGAGATTTCAGCAAATGACGTTTTTCATGCGTTACAATTGGAGATGGCGGAGTTTGCTCGGCTGTCCGGCGTTTCCGAAGAGCTGCTGCGGACGCCGCTTTCGGACCACCCCGAGCTTCGAAAGCAGCTAGCGGACTATCTCGGACAATCCGCCCAACTCGAGCAAGTCCGACGGAATGCCCGCAGCCAACGTGAGCTGCTTATGCGGTATTTGGTTCAGGAGTGCGGCCCTTCCCCGGCTCTTGTCACATTGGATATCGGGTTTAACGGGACCATTCAAACGGCGTTGGACCGCATTTTTCGGCTGACCGGTCAGCCGTACGCCCCCATCCATCTGCTGGCCGTAGGTTCTTCGGCAATCAGCCGCACCGTACTAAGCGGTCACGATGTGCGCTGCTATATGACCGACTCCGGCGAAAACGCGGATCTGGCCAAGACGCTGGCGCGAACTCCCGCCTTTTTGGAGGAGCTGTCCATGGGGACGTTCGGCACGACGCTGGGCTACAAGCCGGACAACGCCGGTGCCGTTCGGCCCGAACTGGCCGTTCTGCGACACAAATCGCATGACTTTGCGTTAAAGGAAGCTTGCCAACGCGGGATATTCGCATTCCAGCTGTACCTGGACTATTTCCGGAAGCGCATCGATCCGAACGTCCCGAAAAACCGGCGGCAGTGGGTGCTGCCGTTTCACCGGCTGATTGACATGCCGACTCCGAAGGAAGCGCAGCTTCTGGGCGATCTGACGCATCAAGACAATCATTTCGGGGAAGTGTCTCTCCCGATTTGCCCGTCTTTTCCACAAAGCTATTTCGAGCATGGCGGCGATTATTTTATGGACTTTTGCAACTTGGCGCCATCGGTGATCAATGCATTTTGGCCGCAAGGGATTGTGACCCGCGACTTACCTTATTACAGGTTCAACTATTTTTCGCGTTTGCAGGATGCGTTCGGACGAAAGACGATGCTCGCCAACCTGATGCTGCGAATCAAACAAAACCGGGCAAGCATCGTTCATGTCGCAGGCTCCGGCGGAATAGCGGATGAAATCATCCAAACCGCCTATTTTCACGGCATCGACGTCCGTTATTTGATCGGATCCGGCCGTACCGAACGGGACCGTCCGTGGGGCAGCTTCCGGTACGGCACGATTGACGAAGCCGGAGATTCCGGAATCCATCACTATGTGATCGCTTCGCTTGAGCGGCCGGATGCGATCATACAATCGATACTGGCTCAATATGCGGAAGCCAATGTTGAGCCGACAATTTATCCGATACTTCCGGGCGGCGATCTAGGGAAGGTGTGA
- a CDS encoding DUF3900 domain-containing protein, which translates to MDFTVEYLSFFVIQTEGDESKHYKHFQTLDESGYEESELSSFLDGELAKIAKRKAERNPRAEQVPTKIGRFIVEAGYDVDSNPNYNQFNRLREAETKEQFLNFADDMLRAYMDASAIRGGALFIARAKLPKYTDERFVFLMKCDFEQKIARITDERSLLHQVEMAISAKNMKSIMYPHMPEAGMVEPWELKIHQSSHAKYFEDFLKFVEYEKSIPEIMNDRVVQMVQQYIEEKYEPESPLRQQEEQDLELWAYSEERELQHKWTPQQVVEAAAPLIEQKPDLELKLKLGHITVRGLLADYGDRVHIAREGGRYVVLIEGDSLMFDRAVSPVELAQPETLEQAVERIRSKAEEEDGVPY; encoded by the coding sequence ATGGATTTTACAGTGGAATATTTGTCTTTTTTTGTCATTCAAACCGAAGGTGACGAAAGCAAGCATTATAAGCATTTTCAAACGCTGGACGAGAGCGGATACGAGGAGAGCGAGCTGAGCTCGTTCCTGGACGGCGAGTTGGCGAAAATCGCAAAGCGAAAGGCCGAACGCAATCCGCGGGCGGAGCAGGTGCCGACGAAAATCGGCCGTTTTATCGTTGAGGCAGGCTACGATGTGGACAGCAATCCGAACTACAACCAGTTCAATCGGCTGCGCGAAGCCGAAACGAAGGAGCAATTTTTGAACTTTGCCGACGATATGCTGCGGGCGTATATGGATGCCAGCGCAATACGGGGAGGCGCCTTGTTTATCGCCAGGGCGAAGCTGCCGAAGTATACGGACGAGCGGTTCGTTTTCCTGATGAAATGCGATTTCGAGCAAAAAATCGCCCGCATCACCGACGAGCGCAGTCTGCTCCATCAAGTCGAAATGGCGATCAGCGCGAAAAATATGAAGTCGATCATGTATCCGCACATGCCGGAGGCGGGCATGGTCGAGCCGTGGGAGCTGAAGATTCATCAGTCGTCCCATGCAAAATATTTTGAGGACTTTTTGAAATTCGTCGAATATGAAAAATCGATACCGGAAATCATGAACGACCGGGTCGTGCAGATGGTGCAGCAATATATCGAGGAGAAATACGAGCCGGAAAGCCCGCTGCGGCAGCAGGAGGAGCAGGATCTCGAGCTGTGGGCCTACAGCGAGGAGCGCGAGCTTCAGCACAAATGGACCCCTCAGCAGGTTGTCGAGGCGGCCGCCCCGCTTATCGAGCAGAAGCCGGATCTCGAGCTGAAGCTGAAGCTCGGGCACATTACCGTTCGCGGCCTGCTCGCGGATTACGGCGACCGGGTGCACATCGCCCGCGAAGGGGGACGTTACGTCGTCCTGATCGAAGGCGACTCGCTGATGTTCGATCGCGCCGTTTCCCCGGTAGAGCTTGCCCAGCCCGAGACGCTGGAGCAGGCGGTGGAGCGCATCCGCAGCAAGGCGGAGGAAGAGGACGGCGTACCTTACTGA